Proteins encoded within one genomic window of Arcobacter sp. F2176:
- a CDS encoding thiamine phosphate synthase produces MNQIFNYYLITDPQYYTNDKNIFEEKLEDVLTNKRVDMACFRDKESSNYEELANIFINTCKRFNVKQIILNGNLELAINLNCGIHLTSQQFDKIKIAKEKNLYTIISCHNEEDIKKAIQERADAITYSPIFYTPNKGQAKGVKVLKDMQKNYNIKIIALGGIIDDSQIKQVQDCKVFGFASIRYFI; encoded by the coding sequence ATGAATCAAATTTTTAACTATTATCTTATTACTGACCCCCAATATTATACAAATGATAAAAATATATTTGAAGAAAAACTAGAAGATGTATTAACCAATAAAAGAGTTGATATGGCATGTTTTAGAGATAAGGAATCATCAAATTATGAAGAGCTTGCAAATATATTTATAAACACTTGCAAAAGATTTAATGTAAAACAAATTATTCTAAATGGAAATTTAGAATTAGCAATAAATCTAAATTGTGGCATTCACCTCACTTCACAACAATTTGATAAAATAAAAATTGCAAAAGAAAAAAATCTATACACAATAATCTCTTGCCACAATGAAGAAGATATAAAAAAAGCAATACAAGAAAGAGCAGATGCAATAACTTACTCTCCTATTTTTTATACCCCAAATAAAGGTCAAGCAAAGGGAGTTAAAGTATTAAAAGATATGCAAAAAAATTATAATATAAAAATAATAGCACTTGGTGGTATTATTGATGATTCACAAATAAAACAAGTACAAGATTGCAAAGTTTTTGGTTTCGCCTCAATTAGATACTTTATTTAA
- a CDS encoding F0F1 ATP synthase subunit A, which translates to MEGRLFTFLGAIGGHSQEWIILSHYVLVIAIIFLVARAATRKMQLVPTGAQNVMEAYIGGVVSMGADTMGEENARKYLPLIGSLGLVVVVGNLMGVIPGFESTTSNINFTLSLALIVFVYYNYLGIKKNGFVGYFAHFMGPMPILAPLMFPIEIISHLSRIISLSFRLFGSIRGDDMFLMVLLMLVPWLLPLPGFFLLTAFAFLQAFIFMILTYVYIAGSIMMEHEDH; encoded by the coding sequence ATGGAAGGAAGATTATTTACATTCTTAGGCGCTATCGGTGGTCATAGTCAAGAATGGATTATCCTGTCGCATTATGTTTTAGTAATTGCGATTATATTTTTAGTTGCTAGAGCAGCAACAAGAAAGATGCAACTTGTCCCAACTGGTGCACAAAATGTAATGGAAGCATATATTGGTGGTGTTGTATCTATGGGTGCAGATACTATGGGTGAAGAGAATGCTAGAAAATATTTACCATTAATTGGTTCATTAGGTCTAGTTGTTGTTGTTGGAAACTTAATGGGTGTAATTCCAGGTTTTGAATCTACTACTAGTAATATCAACTTTACTTTATCGTTAGCATTAATAGTATTTGTTTATTACAACTACTTAGGTATTAAGAAAAATGGTTTTGTAGGTTACTTTGCACACTTTATGGGACCTATGCCAATACTAGCACCTTTAATGTTCCCTATTGAAATTATTTCTCATTTGTCAAGAATTATTTCATTATCATTCAGACTTTTTGGTTCAATTAGAGGGGATGATATGTTCTTAATGGTACTTTTAATGTTAGTGCCTTGGTTATTACCACTTCCAGGATTTTTCCTATTAACAGCGTTTGCATTTTTACAAGCGTTTATTTTCATGATTTTAACTTACGTATATATCGCAGGTTCTATCATGATGGAGCATGAAGACCATTAA
- the ilvA gene encoding threonine ammonia-lyase: MITLKDIQEAKTKLEGIILKTPLTYAPFLSEKLNSNVFLKKENLQLTGSFKIRGAFNKVASLDEETRNIGIVAASAGNHAQGIAYAGNYFGCDATIFMPEATPLTKVSGVKQYGANVVLTGQNYDEAYAAAIKFCEEKSKTFIHAFANDKVIAGQGTIGIEIVEQIEDLDVLVIPIGGGGLIAGAAVAAKSINPNIKIVGVVASGARGMKDSFEARLPIDSTSVKTIADGIAVKVVTPKLLDYALEYVDEIIDVEEHEIANAILFLLEKHKLVVEGAGAVSVAALMHEKIEVENLKVCAIISGGNIDVTMLSQIIEKGLVKSYRKMNLMVTLIDKPGSLMHLTSIFQSSDANIVQIDYDRSSIKLEFGEAYLTVSLETKGEEHQKVIRENLKQNGYRFKQI, from the coding sequence ATGATTACATTAAAAGATATACAAGAAGCAAAAACAAAACTAGAAGGAATCATATTAAAAACGCCCCTTACATATGCGCCATTTTTAAGTGAGAAACTTAATAGTAATGTTTTCTTAAAAAAAGAGAATCTACAATTAACAGGAAGTTTCAAAATAAGAGGTGCTTTTAATAAAGTTGCATCACTAGATGAAGAGACTAGAAATATAGGAATAGTAGCAGCAAGTGCTGGAAATCATGCACAAGGTATTGCTTATGCAGGAAACTATTTTGGATGTGATGCAACTATATTTATGCCTGAAGCTACACCCCTTACAAAAGTAAGTGGTGTTAAACAATATGGAGCAAATGTTGTTCTAACTGGACAAAACTATGATGAAGCATATGCAGCTGCAATTAAATTTTGCGAAGAGAAGAGTAAAACATTTATTCATGCTTTTGCTAATGATAAAGTAATTGCAGGACAAGGAACTATTGGAATAGAAATAGTAGAACAAATTGAAGACTTAGATGTTTTAGTAATCCCAATTGGTGGAGGAGGATTGATTGCAGGTGCTGCTGTTGCTGCAAAATCAATAAATCCTAATATTAAAATTGTAGGAGTTGTTGCAAGTGGTGCTAGGGGGATGAAAGACTCTTTTGAAGCAAGACTACCTATTGATTCAACATCTGTAAAAACTATAGCAGATGGAATTGCCGTAAAAGTTGTAACACCAAAGCTACTTGACTATGCTTTAGAATATGTTGATGAAATAATAGATGTAGAAGAGCATGAAATTGCAAATGCAATTTTATTTTTACTTGAAAAACATAAACTTGTAGTTGAAGGAGCAGGTGCTGTTTCAGTTGCAGCACTTATGCATGAGAAAATAGAAGTAGAAAATTTAAAAGTTTGTGCAATTATTAGTGGAGGTAATATTGATGTAACTATGTTATCTCAGATTATTGAAAAAGGTTTAGTAAAATCTTATAGAAAAATGAATCTTATGGTAACACTTATTGATAAACCAGGTTCTTTGATGCATCTAACATCAATTTTTCAATCAAGTGATGCAAATATTGTTCAAATAGATTACGATAGAAGCTCTATAAAACTGGAGTTTGGGGAAGCTTATCTTACTGTTTCATTAGAAACAAAAGGTGAAGAACATCAAAAAGTAATAAGAGAAAATTTGAAACAAAATGGTTACAGATTTAAACAAATCTGA
- the metE gene encoding 5-methyltetrahydropteroyltriglutamate--homocysteine S-methyltransferase has translation MLESTYIVGFPRIGEQRELKKVLESYWAKNCSFNEVQKVASELKKRHWNYQKEAGISYISSNDFSLYDNVLDTAIMLNAIPKRFKDLRGEELYFAMARGNKSSVAMEMTKWFNTNYHYIVPELSLEDEYKLNASKIINEYKEAKKLGIKTKINLIGPITFLALSKRVDRGDTFELLHKILPIYIELFYELSKLDEVVTIQIDEPIFVKDNEAKILSLIKPTYDALCLTTNNIKLIVTTYFEHSNEATKILVNTPIWGLGLDFLYGSENIDSLEIIANSGKNLIAGVVDGRNIWKNDIKRSFDLLTKISEVIDKDKIIISSSCSLLHTPFTLKYENKLDEEIKNWLSFACEKLDEVVLLSKVFYKGIGNLDDKELDALNKNKDANKSRKISPLIHDKEVQTRVENFKTFNREGKYEERIKIQKEALKYDALVTTTIGSFPQTSEIRKSRSDFKTNKITKEDYTKSMKDYIDECVAFQEECNLDVLVHGEPERNDMVEYFGEQLKGYGFTLNGWVQSYGSRCVKPPFIYGDISRPKAMTVDWITYAQSKTKKIMKGMLTGPVTILNWSFVRDDKPRDEVSKQIAIALSDEVNNLQNAGIKIIQVDEAAFKEGYPLRKEKIKIYEDWSVRDFRICVSSAKKETQIHTHMCYSEFNDIIETIENMDADVISIETARSGNELLKIFKKHGYKQEVGPGVYDIHSPRIPSVEEIVKQIKALLEVLPKEQLWINPDCGLKTRKWEEVIPSLKNMVKAVEIINKENK, from the coding sequence ATGCTAGAAAGCACATATATCGTAGGTTTTCCAAGAATTGGAGAACAAAGAGAGTTAAAAAAAGTATTAGAGAGTTATTGGGCAAAAAACTGCTCATTTAATGAAGTGCAAAAAGTTGCAAGTGAACTTAAAAAAAGACATTGGAATTATCAAAAAGAAGCTGGTATTTCATATATAAGTTCAAATGACTTTAGTCTTTATGACAATGTTTTAGACACAGCAATTATGTTAAATGCTATTCCAAAAAGATTTAAAGACTTAAGAGGTGAAGAGCTATATTTTGCAATGGCTAGGGGAAATAAATCTTCAGTTGCTATGGAGATGACAAAATGGTTTAATACAAATTATCACTATATAGTTCCAGAACTTAGTTTAGAAGATGAGTATAAACTAAATGCTTCAAAAATAATTAATGAATACAAAGAAGCAAAAAAACTAGGAATAAAAACAAAAATAAACCTTATTGGTCCTATTACATTTTTAGCTTTATCAAAAAGAGTTGATAGGGGTGATACTTTTGAGTTGTTACACAAAATATTACCAATTTATATAGAGCTATTTTATGAGTTATCAAAACTTGATGAAGTTGTGACAATCCAAATAGATGAACCAATCTTTGTAAAAGATAATGAGGCAAAAATTTTAAGTCTTATAAAACCAACATATGATGCACTATGCCTTACAACAAACAATATAAAACTAATAGTTACTACATATTTTGAACACTCAAATGAAGCAACAAAGATTTTAGTTAATACTCCAATATGGGGATTAGGACTTGACTTTTTATATGGAAGTGAAAATATAGACTCATTAGAAATCATTGCAAATTCAGGGAAAAACTTAATTGCAGGAGTAGTTGATGGAAGGAATATTTGGAAAAACGATATTAAAAGATCTTTTGATTTATTAACTAAGATATCAGAAGTAATTGATAAAGATAAAATCATAATCTCATCATCTTGTTCACTTCTACATACTCCTTTTACACTAAAATATGAAAATAAACTTGATGAAGAAATTAAAAATTGGTTGAGTTTCGCTTGCGAAAAACTTGATGAAGTTGTACTTCTTTCAAAAGTTTTTTATAAAGGAATTGGGAATTTAGACGATAAAGAACTTGATGCGTTAAATAAAAATAAAGATGCTAACAAAAGCAGAAAAATTTCACCTTTAATACATGATAAAGAAGTACAAACTAGAGTTGAAAACTTTAAAACATTTAATAGAGAAGGAAAGTATGAAGAGAGAATTAAGATACAAAAAGAGGCTTTAAAGTATGATGCTCTTGTTACAACAACTATTGGTTCTTTTCCACAAACAAGTGAAATAAGAAAATCAAGAAGTGATTTTAAAACAAATAAAATCACAAAAGAAGATTATACAAAATCTATGAAAGATTATATTGATGAATGTGTAGCTTTTCAAGAGGAGTGTAATTTAGATGTTTTAGTTCATGGAGAACCTGAGCGAAATGACATGGTTGAATATTTTGGTGAACAACTAAAAGGTTATGGCTTTACTTTAAATGGCTGGGTACAAAGTTATGGAAGTAGATGTGTAAAACCTCCTTTTATATATGGAGATATATCTAGACCAAAAGCTATGACAGTTGATTGGATTACTTATGCTCAAAGTAAAACTAAAAAAATCATGAAAGGAATGCTAACAGGTCCTGTTACTATACTTAACTGGTCATTTGTAAGAGATGATAAACCAAGAGATGAAGTATCAAAACAAATAGCAATTGCACTAAGTGATGAAGTAAATAACTTACAAAATGCAGGTATCAAAATAATTCAAGTAGATGAAGCTGCATTTAAAGAAGGATATCCACTAAGAAAAGAGAAAATTAAAATTTATGAAGATTGGTCAGTTAGAGATTTCAGAATTTGTGTAAGTAGTGCAAAAAAAGAGACTCAAATTCATACTCACATGTGTTATAGTGAGTTCAATGATATTATTGAAACAATAGAAAACATGGATGCAGATGTTATTTCAATAGAGACAGCTAGAAGTGGAAATGAACTTTTAAAAATATTTAAAAAACATGGTTATAAACAAGAAGTTGGACCTGGTGTTTATGATATCCATAGCCCAAGAATTCCAAGTGTGGAAGAAATTGTTAAACAAATCAAAGCACTTTTGGAAGTTTTACCCAAAGAACAACTTTGGATTAATCCAGATTGTGGTTTAAAAACTAGAAAATGGGAAGAAGTAATTCCTAGCCTAAAAAATATGGTAAAAGCAGTAGAAATTATAAATAAGGAGAATAAATAA